The following are encoded together in the Primulina tabacum isolate GXHZ01 chromosome 18, ASM2559414v2, whole genome shotgun sequence genome:
- the LOC142532202 gene encoding tubulin beta-1 chain — MREILHIQGGQCGNQIGSKFWEVICDEHGVDPTGKSKGEASSDIQLDRINVYFNEASGGRYVPRAVLMDLEPGTMDSIRSSRFGQIFRPDNFVFGQSGAGNNWAKGHYTEGAELIDSVLDVVRKEAENCDCLQGFQVCHSLGGGTGSGMGTLLISKIREEYPDRMMLTFSVFPSPKVSDTVVEPYNATLSVHQLVENADECMVLDNEALYDICFRTLKLSTPSFGDLNHLISATMSGVTCCLRFPGQLNSDLRKLAVNLIPFPRLHFFMVGFAPLTSRGSQQYISLTVPELTQQMWDSKNMMCAADPRHGRYLTASAMFRGKMSTKEVDEQMLNVQNKNSSYFVEWIPNNVKSSVCDIPPTGLKMASTFIGNSTSIQEMFRRVSEQFTAMFRRKAFLHWYTGEGMDEMEFTEAESNMNDLVAEYQQYQDATAEDIEETDDEAVADHYDG; from the exons ATGAGAGAAATCCTGCACATTCAGGGAGGCCAATGTGGGAACCAGATCGGTTCTAAGTTCTGGGAGGTTATCTGCGACGAGCACGGTGTGGATCCGACAGGAAAGTCCAAGGGAGAAGCCTCCTCCGACATCCAGTTGGATAGAATCAATGTCTATTTCAACGAGGCGTCCGGTGGGAGGTATGTTCCGCGCGCGGTGTTGATGGATCTGGAGCCCGGGACCATGGATTCTATCAGATCCAGTCGCTTTGGCCAGATCTTTCGTCCTGACAATTTTGTGTTTGGGCAGTCCGGCGCTGGGAACAATTGGGCCAAGGGACACTACACAGAGGGTGCGGAGCTGATTGATTCGGTGCTGGATGTTGTCAGGAAAGAGGCAGAGAATTGTGATTGCTTGCAAG GATTTCAGGTGTGCCATTCACTTGGTGGCGGCACGGGTTCTGGCATGGGTACCCTCTTAATTTCAAAGATCAGAGAGGAATATCCTGACAGAATGATGCTCACCTTCTCCGTTTTCCCATCGCCAAAGGTTTCTGACACTGTCGTGGAACCCTATAATGCTACGCTTTCAGTGCATCAATTGGTGGAGAATGCTGATGAGTGCATGGTACTTGACAATGAAGCGCTCTATGACATTTGTTTCAGGACTTTGAAGCTCAGCACTCCAAGCT TTGGCGATTTGAACCATCTGATCTCCGCGACTATGAGTGGGGTTACCTGTTGTTTGCGATTCCCAGGTCAGCTGAACTCTGACCTCAGAAAACTGGCAGTGAACTTGATTCCTTTCCCACGTCTTCATTTCTTTATGGTGGGATTCGCGCCACTCACCTCTCGTGGGTCGCAGCAATACATCTCTCTAACTGTACCAGAACTGACTCAACAAATGTGGGATTCAAAGAACATGATGTGTGCTGCTGATCCACGCCATGGACGCTACCTGACAGCCTCTGCCATGTTCCGAGGCAAAATGAGCACCAAGGAGGTGGATGAACAAATGCTCAACGTCCAGAACAAAAACTCTTCATACTTTGTCGAGTGGATCCCAAACAACGTGAAGTCAAGCGTTTGTGACATTCCACCCACGGGTCTTAAGATGGCATCCACATTCATTGGAAATTCAACGTCGATTCAAGAAATGTTCAGGAGAGTGAGCGAGCAATTCACAGCTATGTTCCGCCGCAAGGCCTTCTTGCACTGGTACACCGGGGAAGGCATGGATGAAATGGAGTTCACCGAAGCTGAAAGCAATATGAACGATCTGGTAGCAGAATACCAGCAGTATCAAGATGCCACAGCTGAGGACATTGAAGAAACTGATGATGAGGCTGTGGCAGACCATTACGATGGCTGA